The nucleotide window CACGGGGAGTTCTGGCCTTCTGGGCGTACTGGGCCGCATGGGCTGCTTGTTTTCGTGTCCATGCGAGTGAAAGTGGCGCTGGTAGCGAGTGTCGTCGGATGTAGATCAACGGTGCTGGGTGTAGTACGTCCCCTCGGCAGTAGTTTCAGTTCTCCCCTTCCCTCTGACTCTGGGCGGCGGCCGCCGCTTGCACGTCCCCAACCCTAATCCTTCCAACACATGAGCAGCGGCGGCAGGGTGTCCTGGCCCAGCGGCGGCAGGGTACCCCAATCGCGCTTCAACGCCTGAATCCACTTAGCGCACGGATCCAGCGGCGACAGGGTGTCCTGGCCGCGAGCGCCGGGGCAAGGCGGTCCGGCGGCGGCGTTGTGGCAGCTTCGCTGGTAATCCCCTCCCCCATTTTTTTGCCATCAAAGGCAAAGAAAGAGATTGGGCCGGATTCCTCTTCTCCTATGAACCGGATCTGATGATAATTTTTTGGACGAGTCTACGTAGCGGCCGGCTGCTCGCTGGCATGCGCGAGCGGCCGGCCTAAAATAGAAATTTTTCATCCGCTAGCGTCTGCTCTGCATAAACATGCATGTATGTAATTTTTGTCGGCTAGCGCATGTATCTTTTAGCATTTAATACATTCACACCGGTCACAATCAGTTGAAAAAAACAGATCACATATGTATTTGTTTCGGTTTTCAAATTTTCAAAAAGCTATATCTTCCAAACCGCACGTCGGAATTAAAATCCGTTTTCACCGTTGGAATCCTCGCGGCGTGCTCTTCAAAACTATATCCCGCATGGGGATGTTTCGACGAACTAGTcttcctgccaactaaacatcaatgtgtgtgcaactagactagaTTGCCGCGCCAACTGAGCATATGTGTGTGCCAAAAAAGTCCTGCgaactaaacatcaatgtgtgtgcaactagactagaTTGCCACGCCAACTGAGCATATGTGTGTGCCAAAAAagtcctgccaactaaacatcaatatgtgtgcaactagactagaTTGCCACGCCAACTGAGcatatgtgtgtgcaactagtgtcctgccaactaaacatcagtgtgtgtgcaactagactaaaTTACAAGCCAACTAAGCATATGCGTGTGCAATTAGTCTTCCTGTCAACTaaatatcaatgtgtgtgcaactagactacattacAAGGCAACTAAATATCAATGTATGTGTAGCTAGACTACATTACaagccaactaaacatcaatgtatGTGCGACTAGACTACATTACAAGAGGAGGTTGCACATCGACTTTCGTCGAGGCAATAAACTAGTCGCACATCAAAGTTGTCGTGGTTGCTAGGTTGTAACCTCATACGAAGGCGCAGCTCCAAATATTAGTTTTGGAAAAAAGTTGTACGATGTAGTAATAAAGTTACACAATGCAATAATAGAGTTGCACTATATAGCTCCAAAGTTGGCATCGAAAAAAATCGTCAAAATATACCCATGCGGGATCTAGTTTCAAAGATCTCGTCGCGAGGATTTCAATGGTGAAAACGGATTTAAATTCTGACGCGCGGTTTGAAAGATTAGCTTTTTGAATTTTTGAAAACCCGAAATAAATGCAGATGGATCTGTCTTTCTTAAACTAAAGAAGCAGTGTGAACGTATTTAATACCACGCCTACATGCACTAGCAGACAAATAAATTACCACATGCATGCGCTGTGAGAACCGGCCGCTCGGTTCGACTAAAAAGTGCGCGGCCACTTTTTAGATTTCAGGTAATTTTTTTCTTTCTCTAACTCGGATTATCCGTCCACAGTATTCCAGTCCGTCAAGGATTACGGTCCTACTCCGATCCCAAGTTCCCAACAGCCCAACACCGTCGCTCATATATACATCCTGGCGAATCCAACCCCTGTATAGACGAAAGCCGGTGCTCAAAAATTCTTCCTGGTAGAAATTCAAACCCAAGAACATGAGCTGCAGGGGAATCTCGCCGTCCGTCCTCTTGCCTCCGTTCCTCTACAAGACCACGGCCTTCCGCCTCCTGCAGCCACAGCCAGAGCAGTCCTCTGTGGTCTTGGACAGAACCAGAGGACTCTTATTTCAACACAGCTGTAGACCGCCTGTGTTGCCTCAAGCGATGCTGCTTCCTCGGCACTACTACACCGCCCCATGGCATGGTCCGATCCAAGGGCGTCTGTTCCACAACATCATCAAGCACATTAATCGACCGCCTGCATTAGCACAAGCGACACTGCTTTCTCGGCCCTACCGGACGGTGCCATGGCATGGGGAGGTCTTGGCCTCAACTCATCGACGCCTCTTCAGCCGTATTTTGCCTCACAATAGTCGATCGCCTGCGTTAGCACGGGGGGCACTGCTACCTCGGTGTTTCTACACCACCACACGGCAATTCAAGGACATGGAATCTATCCGAAGACTCCTTTTTCGAGGCATTACGCCTGGCATCTTTCTTCCTCGGTGGTACTTCAGTGCTCCATTGCAGCAACAGCAGATTTTGGGACCCATCCGAGGACTCTTCTTCGGTCATATTCGTCAAGTTGTATGTCGGCCTTGGCAGTATTGCGTGGCCCCATCGAGATCGGCGATCCATTTTGCTCGTAGCTACTTTGGATGTTTGTGGAAGGTCACAGTGGCTGCAGCTTTTATCAACATTATGTGGTCGTTTGTCTACCACACTTATCTTGTTCGTGTCCCATACACCAGCCAAACTCGTTTCTTACGCTTTGAGACTGTGCCTTATACCAACCGGATCCACTTTGTCGTTCGCTCTCCTCTAGATGACcgcgagtatggcgagtcatgttTTTCTATGTTCAAGAGGAATTACCCATCCACGTTCTTTAGCCCGCTCCACCCCGACAGTGTACGTGTCAATCTTATCACAGCGAAACTTGTTCGCGCCGTTCAACGTGGCCTTGATATCAAGGGTTATGATGCGGCCTTGGTCCATGGCTCCCCTTGCAAAGACGCGAGCTTAGATGGTAGGCATGCAGTTGAGAGCAATAAACAGGGCAAGTCATGCAGATCACAGCCACAGATAACTCACCTTGATGGGCTTGACTTGGAGGTGTTTGTTATGAAAAATGATCAGCATATGGGTGCAGTGT belongs to Triticum urartu cultivar G1812 chromosome 7, Tu2.1, whole genome shotgun sequence and includes:
- the LOC125525691 gene encoding uncharacterized protein LOC125525691 encodes the protein MSCRGISPSVLLPPFLYKTTAFRLLQPQPEQSSVVLDRTRGLLFQHSCRPPVLPQAMLLPRHYYTAPWHGPIQGRLFHNIIKHINRPPALAQATLLSRPYRTVPWHGEVLASTHRRLFSRILPHNSRSPALARGALLPRCFYTTTRQFKDMESIRRLLFRGITPGIFLPRWYFSAPLQQQQILGPIRGLFFGHIRQVVCRPWQYCVAPSRSAIHFARSYFGCLWKVTVAAAFINIMWSFVYHTYLVRVPYTSQTRFLRFETVPYTNRIHFVVRSPLDDREYGESCFSMFKRNYPSTFFSPLHPDSVRVNLITAKLVRAVQRGLDIKGYDAALVHGSPCKDASLDGRHAVESNKQGKSCRSQPQITHLDGLDLEVFVMKNDQHMGAVSWSNGKILVFTGLLNNLETHAEIATILAHEIAHLVARHWSELIIYKKWFPYPLKVYFVRRIEREADRMGMLIMAAAGFDPHIAPKTVEKLAGNDIYHLSGKKRAQLLSKANIMDEALELYREVMLAKAP